A DNA window from Primulina tabacum isolate GXHZ01 chromosome 12, ASM2559414v2, whole genome shotgun sequence contains the following coding sequences:
- the LOC142520713 gene encoding AP-1 complex subunit mu-2 produces the protein MAGAASALFLLDIKGRVLVWRDYRGDVSAVQAERFFAKLIEKEGDPESQDPVVHDNGVTYMFVQHNNVYLMIASRQNCNAASLLLFLHRVVDVFKHYFEVLEEESLRDNFVVVYELLDEIMDFGYPQYTEAKILSEFIKTDAYRMEVSQRPPMAVTNAVSWRSEGIRYKKNEVFLDVVESVNILVNSNGQIIRSDVVGALKMRTYLSGMPECKLGLNDRVLLEAQGRATKGKAIDLDDIKFHQCVRLARFENDRTISFIPPDGSFDLMTYRLSTQVKPLIWVEAQVERHSRSRIEIMVKARSQYKERSTATNVEIELPVPTDATNPNVRTSMGSAAYAPENDALVWKIKSFPGGKEYMLRAEFRLPSITSEESVPERKAPIRVKFEIPYFTVSGIQVRYLKIIEKSGYQALPWVRYITMAGEYELRLI, from the exons ATGGCGGGAGCAGCGTCGGCGCTGTTCCTATTGGACATAAAGGGTAGGGTTCTGGTATGGAGGGACTATCGTGGAGACGTCTCCGCGGTACAAGCCGAGCGTTTCTTCGCCAAGCTCATTGAGAAAGAG GGTGATCCAGAATCTCAAGATCCAGTTGTGCATGATAATGGTGTTACATACATGTTTGTACAGCACAACAATGTTTATCTCATGATTGCATCGCGGCAAAACTGCAATGCTGCTAGCCTTCTTCTATTCCTACACCGTGTAGTTGAT GTCTTCAAACATTACTTTGAAGTCTTAGAAGAGGAATCACTGAGAGATAATTTTGTTGTGGTG TATGAGTTACTTGACGAAATTATGGACTTTGGCTACCCGCAATACACTGAAGCAAAGATTCTTAGCGAGTTCATAAAAACTGATGCTTATAGAATGGAAGTATCTCAGAGGCCTCCAATGGCTGTTACAAATGCAGTGTCGTGGCGCAGTGAAGGAATTCGTTACAAGAAGAATGAA GTGTTTCTTGATGTTGTTGAAAGTGTTAATATACTAGTCAATAGTAATGGCCAAATAATTAGATCAGACGTTGTTGGGGCGCTAAAGATGCGAACATACTTGAG TGGGATGCCTGAATGTAAGCTTGGGCTAAATGATAGAGTTTTGCTGGAGGCACAAGGGCGAGCTACTAAGGGAAAAGCCATTGACCTGGATGATATCAAGTTTCATCA GTGTGTGCGGTTGGCCCGTTTTGAAAATGACCGAACAATATCCTTCATTCCTCCTGATGGATCTTTTGATCTCATGACTTACAGGCTTAGCACTCAG GTTAAGCCTCTGATATGGGTAGAAGCTCAGGTTGAAAGACATTCTAGAAGTCGCATAGAAATTATGGTAAAAGCCAGGAGCCAGTACAAGGAGCGTAG CACTGCAACTAATGTCGAAATTGAGTTACCCGTGCCTACTGATGCTACTAATCCGAATGTCCGTACATCAATGGGATCCGCTGCTTATGCCCCAGAAAATGATGCTTTAGTTTGGAAAATTAAATCTTTCCCGGGTGGTAAG GAATACATGTTAAGAGCAGAATTTAGGCTTCCTAGCATAACATCTGAGGAATCAGTGCCCGAGAGAAAAGCTCCTATAAGAGTGAAGTTTGAAATACCATATTTTACTGTTTCAGGAATACAG GTTCGATACTtgaaaatcattgagaaaaGCGGCTATCAGGCCCTTCCATGGGTGAGATACATTACAATGGCCGGTGAATACGAGCTGAGACTTATTTGA